The sequence CCTGAGTGCGACGTACATTGCACAGATGAAAGGGGTGCATATGCATTCCCGTAAGCGACGCTACCCTCTCTCGCCTCTCATTTGCCCAGCGCAGATCACGGCCAAGCTCCTGTACCATCCGCCGCCCAATCTCATCATGGTTATAAAAGGTTATACGTCCGTCCCTGTCTTCACGAATTTTTCGTGTTGCCGGCTTTCCCAGATCGTGGAGAAAAGCGGCCCACTTCAACACCTCTGTAATTCCAGGTCGTGCCAGATATTCACGGAGTTTATCACCGCAGGCAGGGTAAAACATTTCAGGCTTTGCAATGATTTTTTCCATATTGTTCAACGCTGCCAGACTGTGACCAAAAACATCAAGATGGTGAGATTCCGGTTGAGTAAGCCCCACCCCTTCTTTTAAGGCAGGAATCACCTGAAACAACAGTCCCGATTCCACCATTGCAGAGATAACCTCATGGGCACGACTGGAGGCCATAATCAGGTCCATTTCATAACTAATCCGCTCAACTGAAACTCTGGATAAAAGAGATGCATGCTCGGTGATAGCCGCAAGCGTTTTTTCCTCAATCCTAAAACCAAAGCGCGACCAGAGGCGATAGCCACGCAGCATGCGCAGGGGATCGCTGACAAAGGCATTGGGACAAGCTCGTAAAATTCCATTATCCAGATCCTCCCTTCCTCCGAGAGGATCAAGGATCGGTAAGATTCCTGATGGAACCATAAATTCACTAAAACTGATCCCCAGAGCATTCAGGGTAAAATCCCGCATAGACAAATCCTCATCGATGGTGCTTGCTCCCGAGCGGAAACTTGAAAAATCGATGATCAGGCCTTTCCAGGCAACCCTGCCGGCATCCTCCTCGGCGGTGCCAAGTGGCACAAAGGTTCCACCATTGAGTTCCCTGATCAGCAGACGACAGCAGTGAACAGCATCACAATCCACTGTAAAGTCAAGATCGTTGGGTTTTCTTTCTAAAAGCCAGTCTCTAACAGTACCACCGACCAGAAACATATCCCTGCCACGTTCCTTGGCAACGGCTGTCAAGGCCTTGAAAAGCTGAGGAGGATAATCGGAACTGTGGCTACGCAGCTCGGCAACATTGCTCACGAGCATCTTCTCTCCTCTTTCTTTTTTTTATTTCATGTTTATACTTCACGCGTATGTCTCACATGTATAGTTGTCAGATGAGAAAGTGTACCACTTAACCCAAAAAAATAGAACTGAAACGTATATGGACACCCCCACTCAGCGTATGCTCAAGGTCGGCAAGGCCACCATTGGCCTAATCGGTCTTGATATCGCCCTAAACAACGCCCTGGTCAACAAAATCCCTGTTGAATCCATTTCCGAGCATCTTTACAGAGAAATTCGGCGGCAGAATTATATCCCACCAGGAATGACAGAGACATACAAAGCTGCGCTGAAACGAGAATACAGAAAATTACTTGGTGAAGACGTTACTGAAGACGGTGATCTCACAATTCGGATTTTCGGCACCGGCTGTATCAGTTGTAACGGACTGCGTGATGCTGTAATCGATGCCATGATGAAGGCAGGCATCGCTGCCGATATTCACATGATTCATGATCCTGACGAAATAGGCAGACATGGCATCCTGGCCACACCTGCGCTTATGATCAATGGAAAGGTAAAAATGGCCGGGATTCATCCTACTCCGGTGCAGCTTGAAGCCTGGCTGCTCGAGGCAGCAGAACAATAATATGAAGTCAAAACAGCCTGAACTTGTTCTGGCACCCATCCGAGGAATCACAGACTGCCATTTTCGTTCGCTTTTCCAGCGCCATTTCCCCGGCTTTGACTCAGCACTGGCACCCTTTATAAACCCCCAGCGCCACTCCCAATTCAACACAGGACAGTTAAAGGACATTTTACCGGTTGCCAACCTGGAGTTACCGGTCACCCCACAGTTCCTCCACACCAACCCGGAAGATTTTCTCTTTCTGGCAGGCCGTTTACAGGAACTCGGGTACAGGGAAGTAAACTGGAATCTGGGCTGCCCCGCTCCCATGGTTACCAAAAAGCAAAGAGGCTCCGGCCTTCTCCCCTTCCCAGAAAAGATCTTTGATTTTCTTGACCAAGTACTGCCAAAACTGACACAACTCGGGATACGGCTCTCCATAAAAACACGTTTGGGCTACGAAAACAGGCAGGAACTCCTTGATCTTCTACCACGTCTTGACCAGTATCCTCTGGCCGAAATCATTATTCATGGACGCCTGGGTTCGCAGATGTACAAGGGTGAAGTTGATCGGGACGCTTTTGGTCATTGTTTAGAATGCACTCAACATTTCATCGTCTATAATGGTGACATCACGTCAAAAGAAGTTTTTGACACATTGCAGCAACAATTCCCGAAGGTGGACAAATGGATGATAGGAAGAGGAGCGTTAGCCAACCCATTCCTCCCTGCAGAAATAAAGGGCAAAGAGATCTCTGGACAACGGCAACAGTTACAACTGTTTCACGATGAACTCTACACCTGCTACGCAGATCTCCTCGATGGCCCGGCACACCTCCTTGGACGAATGAAACAACTCTGGATTTATCTCAGTGCCTTTTTTCCACCAGAACATAAAACATGGAAACTGATAAAAAAGTGTAAGACTGAATCCAGCTATCAAGAGATCATCAAAAGGCTTTTTGACTGAAGAGAATACTAAACCAGCAGGGTATCTGAGAGATCCGTCCCCTCTTCAATCCTCACTCCATCCCAGACCACACAGCGTGTCAATGTGACATCTTGACCAAAACGTGCGCTCCCCACGCAGCACCAATCCTTAAGTGTAACACCCTCGGTGCCAATATGGTCAGCAATGAGAAAGGAACTCTCTGGAGTAATGGAAAATTCCTGCCAGAGAGGAATTTCTTTTTTCAGCAATTTACCGTGTAAGGCAAGATAATCAGCCACTGTTCCCATATCCGTCCAGGAGCAGCCATCAACCCGTAACGCCTGAATAGGCAAGTCTTCAAGCAACAACTCGCAATAACGATCAATAATGGAATTTTTTTGGGCCAAAGGGATTGTTTCCAGCACTTCGGGGTCCAGCACATGCAATCCAGTAAAAGCCAGACATTTTTCTCCACTCTGGTCGTCAAAACTAGTTACCCGGTCGTCCTCAACAGTGACCTTATTAAAACGTGGATAGTCATGCATGGCCATGGTCACCAAGGTACCACCAGACTTGTGACTCCGGTACAGATCGAGATAATCTACCGTGTGATAAATATCACCATTGCTTATCAGTAGCGGTTCATCCCGCATATGGGACAGGGCCATGCGCAGGCCACCACCAGTGCCGAGTACCATCTCTTCTTCCTGAATGATCACACCGGATATCCCAGCCAGTGCATCAACAATCTGCTCCTTCAAATGATGACAGTTTACAATAATACGATCAAAACCAGCCAATTGGAGACGGCGAATTGTGAGCAGCAAAAGTGGTTCATTCAGAAGAGGGAAAAGCGGTTTGGGACGAAGTTCCGTGAAAGGAAGAAGCCTGGTGCCGAAACCTGCTGCAAGAATCATAGCCTGCATCGAATACCGTCTCCCAAAAAGACTGCCTTAGCCGAACAAGGGATTACTCTGTTCATTGTTTGTAACAATCTTTTTTTAAACTTCAATAATCGAGAGTCCCATCTAAATTTTCACTGACACCAACTACTATAATTCCAGCCTCATCTGCCGCACGAATCATGGCTTCGGGATCAAAGAGGAGTGATTGTCCAGCTTCCACGGCTAGAACCGCTCCCCGGACAGAGGCAAGTGTCTCGATGGTTTGAATACCGGTTGCCGGAAGGTCAAAACGGAAATCTTGTCCGGGTTTTCGTACCTTCACCACAACGGCCTGCTCTTTGGCAAGATTTCCACCTCTGATAATGGTTGCATCGGTGCCATCAATTGCCTCAACTGCCAGCACGGAGCGATTCCTGACAACAACGCACTGTCCGATATCCAAAGCCCCGATGGCACGGGCGTTCTTCCAGCCAAAAGCAATATCCAGGCGCTGGTTATTATCGGGTTTTTTTCTTGTTAAAACACCATGCGGAAAAAACAGATGCTGCAGATAACAGGTGGATTCCAGTACCTGAATGCCTTCCTGCTCAAGTGCCCCGGCAACAGCGCGAAGAATAGCATCGTCCTGTTTGGAATCTATCTTGTTCCAGAGAGACAAGGCTTTTATGTCGGGCAGGATATCACGAAAAATCTTTGTCTTGGTGATGGCTCCGACAAAGACCGTCTCTCCCACTCCTCTGGAATGAAAGAACTTCAGTAACTTTCCCAACTGTCCAAGTTTCAGCCAGCACACTTCATCGGCCGCCGCCGCCACTTCATCGCCTGTCTCGTTTCGATGAGCAATGAGCACTGTTCTGCGACCGGCCTTTTTCGCAGCCTCAATAAAGAGTAGGGGAAATTGGCCGGAACCTGCAATGACTCCAATTTTATCAGGATCAACTGCCATGGTTCAACGTCTCTTGATGCGTTTCACCACACCGCGCTTTGAGCTTCGAATAAAGGCAAGTAATCCATCCACCTCCTCACAGCCGCCAAGCTCATGTTCCACCCTGTCGAGTGCCTCGTTGTGGAGCAGCTCTGGAGAATGGAAGAGTATACGGTAGGCTGCATCAATTCTGGAAATGATTTCACGGCTAAAGCCATTCCGACGCAACCCCACTTTGTTCAGACCAGAAATATGCATCTGGCCTCTTTCACCTGTCACCATGGCGTAAGGTGGGACGTCCTTACTCACAGCAGAGCCACCGCCAATAAAGGCAAACGTGCCGATACGGGAAAACTGATGGGTACCAGTTAGTCCACCAACGGTAGCCCTGGCGCCAACTTCCGTGTGACCGCTCAAATGGGCCGCATTTACAATAATCACATAATCCTCAATAATACAGTCATGTCCTATATGGGCATAGGCCATTATCAGACAGTTATTGCCAATCACTGTCCTCCCTCCACCCTTCACAGTTCCACGGTGAATGGATGCATATTCACGAATATGGTTATTATTTCCAAGAATAAGCTCTGTCGGCTCACCAGTATAACCGAGATCCTGTGGTGCTCCTCCAAGGGCTGCAAAGGAATCGATGATATTGTTTTCCCCAATCTTACAGGGGCCAGAAATCCTCACATGGGTAGCAACGGTTGTACCGGCGCCAATTATCACGCCATCCTCGATCACGCTAAATGGGCCGACAATCACACTTTCATGCAACTTAGCTTTTACAGAAACCACTGCCGTGGGATGAATATTCATATCTTTAGTCACCCAAATGATGCCATAAGCTCTGCTTCGGCAACCACTTTATCATCGACAAAAGCCTTCCCCGCAAGTTTCCAGATACCGCGTTTCTTTTTCAAAACCTCAAGTTTATAAATCAATTGATCTCCAGGACCCACTGGCCGGCGAAAGCGTACCTTGTCAATCCCGGCGAAATACAACAGCTTCACACCTA comes from Desulfocapsa sulfexigens DSM 10523 and encodes:
- a CDS encoding nucleotidyltransferase family protein, coding for MQAMILAAGFGTRLLPFTELRPKPLFPLLNEPLLLLTIRRLQLAGFDRIIVNCHHLKEQIVDALAGISGVIIQEEEMVLGTGGGLRMALSHMRDEPLLISNGDIYHTVDYLDLYRSHKSGGTLVTMAMHDYPRFNKVTVEDDRVTSFDDQSGEKCLAFTGLHVLDPEVLETIPLAQKNSIIDRYCELLLEDLPIQALRVDGCSWTDMGTVADYLALHGKLLKKEIPLWQEFSITPESSFLIADHIGTEGVTLKDWCCVGSARFGQDVTLTRCVVWDGVRIEEGTDLSDTLLV
- the lpxA gene encoding acyl-ACP--UDP-N-acetylglucosamine O-acyltransferase, coding for MNIHPTAVVSVKAKLHESVIVGPFSVIEDGVIIGAGTTVATHVRISGPCKIGENNIIDSFAALGGAPQDLGYTGEPTELILGNNNHIREYASIHRGTVKGGGRTVIGNNCLIMAYAHIGHDCIIEDYVIIVNAAHLSGHTEVGARATVGGLTGTHQFSRIGTFAFIGGGSAVSKDVPPYAMVTGERGQMHISGLNKVGLRRNGFSREIISRIDAAYRILFHSPELLHNEALDRVEHELGGCEEVDGLLAFIRSSKRGVVKRIKRR
- a CDS encoding LpxI family protein, coding for MAVDPDKIGVIAGSGQFPLLFIEAAKKAGRRTVLIAHRNETGDEVAAAADEVCWLKLGQLGKLLKFFHSRGVGETVFVGAITKTKIFRDILPDIKALSLWNKIDSKQDDAILRAVAGALEQEGIQVLESTCYLQHLFFPHGVLTRKKPDNNQRLDIAFGWKNARAIGALDIGQCVVVRNRSVLAVEAIDGTDATIIRGGNLAKEQAVVVKVRKPGQDFRFDLPATGIQTIETLASVRGAVLAVEAGQSLLFDPEAMIRAADEAGIIVVGVSENLDGTLDY
- a CDS encoding CCA tRNA nucleotidyltransferase encodes the protein MLVSNVAELRSHSSDYPPQLFKALTAVAKERGRDMFLVGGTVRDWLLERKPNDLDFTVDCDAVHCCRLLIRELNGGTFVPLGTAEEDAGRVAWKGLIIDFSSFRSGASTIDEDLSMRDFTLNALGISFSEFMVPSGILPILDPLGGREDLDNGILRACPNAFVSDPLRMLRGYRLWSRFGFRIEEKTLAAITEHASLLSRVSVERISYEMDLIMASSRAHEVISAMVESGLLFQVIPALKEGVGLTQPESHHLDVFGHSLAALNNMEKIIAKPEMFYPACGDKLREYLARPGITEVLKWAAFLHDLGKPATRKIREDRDGRITFYNHDEIGRRMVQELGRDLRWANERRERVASLTGMHMHPFHLCNVRRTQGISKKACLKLAKRAGDDLIGLFFLAMADSLAGKGDMKPDAMEEELEGLLCEVLETYTRDIAPTLQGPRLMTGRDLVEVFNLKPGPEFSTILDALQEAQVEGEVKDRADALFWVEQYLKSK
- a CDS encoding tRNA dihydrouridine synthase, coding for MKSKQPELVLAPIRGITDCHFRSLFQRHFPGFDSALAPFINPQRHSQFNTGQLKDILPVANLELPVTPQFLHTNPEDFLFLAGRLQELGYREVNWNLGCPAPMVTKKQRGSGLLPFPEKIFDFLDQVLPKLTQLGIRLSIKTRLGYENRQELLDLLPRLDQYPLAEIIIHGRLGSQMYKGEVDRDAFGHCLECTQHFIVYNGDITSKEVFDTLQQQFPKVDKWMIGRGALANPFLPAEIKGKEISGQRQQLQLFHDELYTCYADLLDGPAHLLGRMKQLWIYLSAFFPPEHKTWKLIKKCKTESSYQEIIKRLFD
- a CDS encoding thioredoxin family protein, which gives rise to MDTPTQRMLKVGKATIGLIGLDIALNNALVNKIPVESISEHLYREIRRQNYIPPGMTETYKAALKREYRKLLGEDVTEDGDLTIRIFGTGCISCNGLRDAVIDAMMKAGIAADIHMIHDPDEIGRHGILATPALMINGKVKMAGIHPTPVQLEAWLLEAAEQ